GTTTCAGCTGTCTGGTCCTCTTCAAATGTGCCTGTTGCCTGGTCTTCATTCGGCATTGCTGTGTCACTGACCTCTTccttaaaaatgcataaacatgTAAAATAATGCATATTCATATATTATTAGTTCTAAACTGCAATAACAATCTTACTTTAAATGTTCTTACCTCTCCATTCATCTGTACCACCTCTGTTGTTATCTTCATGAATACCATATCCTTGGCATCACTGTCATCCAGAAAAGCCAGGTCTTTAAAACGCGGGTCAAGTGCTGAGGCACAGTGGAGAGTGCCTTCAAGATATGTATAACGGCCATCAAAGTCCTGCCTGAATCTGTCTTTCATATGGGAAATAACCTCTAGATCACTCTCATCTGATTGGAATTGTCTCTGCAATTTGGCTTGGATTGGAGAGATAATGGAGATGGTGGGATTTTTTTACTCACTGAGGAGTGTGGTTGCCACTTTCAGAGGTGACATTAATTTGATGATCTCTGGGATCAGTGTCATGTCATCTTCTGTCAAACTGGCCATAGCCTCACGCCTCTTTATCTTCCTGGATAGCAGGGTGTTCAGCACAGCAGGCTGCTGCTCCCAGAAACGCTCCAACATGTCGAGGGTACTGTTCCATCTGGTGGACACGTCATGGATGAGCTTGTGGTTGGGCAGGTGTAACTGGGTCTGTATTTCACGCAGAACTTCAGTTGCCTTGGGGCTTTTGTGGAAAAAGGTGACAAGCTTCCTAACTTTCACAACCAGCACAGAGACACTGTCCACCTTAAAGGCTTTTTGAGATGCCAAGTTCAATTTGTGGGCAATGCATCTCACGTGTGGGTCCATTTTGGCACCAGCACCAGCCAGGATCATGTTTCTGGCATTATCTGTGACTAACGCGGGGCTCTTCTCTTCGATCTTCCACTCGCGGCAAACATCCTGAAGTAAAACGGCTAGATTATTACCTGTGTGAGCCTCGTTGAACACTCTGGTCTGCAAAACGTGGTTTTTGAGAACCCACCCATCATCTATGTAGTGTGCTGTGACCGTTACATATGATGCTGTAGCGCAAGATGTCCAACCGTCCACTGTTAAAGCAACTCTTTGGGCTTTGTGCAGACTCCTCTATCTCTCTTCTGACTTTGTCGTACAGAGCAGGAATCTGTTTATCGGAGAATAGCTTTCGGTTTGGTATCTTATAACGAGGCTCCAAAACATGGAGGAGGTGTTTAAAACCTTCGTTCTCCGTGACACTATAGGGCTGAATATCTTTGCAGATGAACAATGCAATAGCATCTGTTATTGCCGTAGAGCGCGTGGAATTGTTAGCAAGCGGGGCATGGAAAAAACCTTCAATACTTTTCTTACCACTTTTGGAGCTGGTAG
This sequence is a window from Xyrauchen texanus isolate HMW12.3.18 chromosome 37, RBS_HiC_50CHRs, whole genome shotgun sequence. Protein-coding genes within it:
- the LOC127630560 gene encoding zinc finger BED domain-containing protein 4-like codes for the protein MSDVEKMYPPLSFKSKVWKHYGFYKKDGRLDKTDAICKLCRASVKYTGSTTNLISHLKRRHGVVVEEASASAPASPASCSDSPVATSSKSGKKSIEGFFHAPLANNSTRSTAITDAIALFICKDIQPYSVTENEGFKHLLHVLEPRYKIPNRKLFSDKQIPALYDKTRVFNEAHTGNNLAVLLQDVCREWKIEEKSPALVTDNARNMILAGAGAKMDPHVRCIAHKLNLASQKAFKVDSVSVLVVKVRKLVTFFHKSPKATEVLREIQTQLHLPNHKLIHDVSTRWNSTLDMLERFWEQQPAVLNTLLSRKIKRREAMASLTEDDMTLIPEIIKLMSPLKVATTLLTLDPRFKDLAFLDDSDAKDMVFMKITTEVVQMNGEEEVSDTAMPNEDQATGTFEEDQTAETEGNKSPSKEDKTDDVPPKKKTAMDQMFGDFLSARPPAKTIREKAKDEILKYRERDTLGLDGDVLQWWRLQVDLPPLSALAKRYLSIPATSVPAERVFSTAGDIVTAQRSLLHPDHVDQLIFLKKNL